A DNA window from Camelina sativa cultivar DH55 chromosome 13, Cs, whole genome shotgun sequence contains the following coding sequences:
- the LOC104736143 gene encoding uncharacterized protein LOC104736143, with product MLTKRTHPMIGKISELLVGVNRSAAAPFFDVLMTSPRSPLDFKILPQISQRNSSKRFYDDSLGGSVGLGIVAALENSNTRLITSVCRSEPNQSGRSDPVQFMNHGGSTDGEDEEMFIMDEEDYTLVTCHHGPSGSCSTRVYDKDGFECFSSKIKEDRRERLFVVDVGMESPENSPEFQGLGFLNSCYLCRKKLHGQDIFIYRGEKAFCSTECRSSHIANDERKERCRSNFSTSPYTVGQIFTTGVLVT from the exons ATGCTTACCAAAAGAACCCATCCAATGATCGGAAAGATATCGGAGCTCCTCGTCGGTGTCAACCGGTCAGCGGCTGCTCCTTTCTTTGACGTCTTGATGACGAGCCCTAGAAGCCCACTCGATTTCAAGATTCTCCCTCAGATATCTCAAAGAAACAGCTCAAAGAGATTCTACGATGACAGTCTTGGTGGCTCCGTTGGTCTAGGGATAGTAGCCGCCCTCGAGAACTCAAACACTCGTCTAATCACGAGCGTTTGTAGATCGGAACCGAACCAATCGGGCCGGTCTGATCCAGTCCAGTTCATGAACCATGGAGGAAGCACGGACGGAGAAGACGAGGAAATGTTCATAATGGACGAGGAGGATTACACGTTGGTGACATGTCACCATGGGCCAAGTGGATCTTGTAGTACAAGGGTTTATGACAAAGATGGGTTTGAGTGCTTCTCGAGTAAGATCAAGGAAGATCGTCGTGAAAGACTATTCGTGGTCGATGTCGGTATGGAATCTCCAGAGAACTCGCCGGAGTTTCAGGGTTTGGGTTTCCTCAATTCATGTTACTTGTGCAGGAAGAAACTTCATGGTCAAGACATATTTATTTACAG AGGAGAAAAAGCCTTTTGCAGCACAGAGTGCCGATCGAGTCATATAGCAAATGATGAAAGGAAAGAGAGATGTAGATCAAACTTCTCAACCTCTCCTTACACCGTCGGCCAAATTTTCACCACCGGAGTCCTAGTGACCTAG